A stretch of the Desulfobacter sp. genome encodes the following:
- the ltaE gene encoding low-specificity L-threonine aldolase: MIDLRSDTVTQPVPMMKEAMMAAPTGDDVYGEDPSINELEKKAARITAKEAALFCSSGTQSNLLALMTHCQRGDEYIVGQTAHTYRYEGGGAAVLGSIQPQPLEFEADGSLNLDRVARFIKPNDFHFARTRLFCLENTQSGKVLPMDYLKAAHSFAASHDLGFHLDGARGFNAAVKLDVDVRKITRHFDTVSCCLSKGLGAPVGSVLCGPQAFINKARRWRKMLGGGMRQAGILAAAGSYALDHHIDRLSEDHENALRLAKGLSDIEKIGVNPNEVQTNILFACIGDKIDALADHMETKGILIDRAQDLRLVTHLDVDQDGIDQTIREFRSFYR, from the coding sequence ATGATTGATTTGAGAAGCGATACTGTTACCCAGCCTGTCCCCATGATGAAAGAAGCCATGATGGCTGCCCCAACAGGGGATGATGTCTACGGAGAAGACCCCAGCATCAATGAATTGGAAAAAAAAGCCGCCCGGATTACGGCAAAAGAGGCCGCCCTGTTCTGCTCATCCGGTACCCAATCCAATTTACTGGCCCTGATGACCCACTGCCAACGGGGGGATGAGTATATCGTGGGCCAAACCGCCCATACCTATAGATATGAAGGCGGAGGGGCTGCCGTTCTGGGTAGTATCCAGCCCCAGCCCCTGGAATTTGAGGCAGACGGCAGCCTGAATCTTGATCGGGTGGCCCGATTTATCAAACCCAACGATTTTCATTTTGCCAGGACTAGGCTTTTTTGCCTTGAAAACACCCAGAGCGGCAAGGTTCTGCCCATGGATTACCTTAAAGCTGCCCACAGTTTTGCGGCCTCCCACGATCTTGGATTCCACCTAGACGGAGCCCGGGGCTTTAATGCCGCAGTCAAACTGGATGTGGATGTCAGAAAGATTACCCGCCATTTTGATACGGTGTCCTGCTGCCTGTCCAAGGGCTTAGGCGCACCTGTGGGATCTGTTCTCTGCGGTCCCCAGGCCTTTATCAACAAGGCAAGAAGATGGCGGAAAATGCTGGGGGGAGGAATGCGCCAGGCCGGAATTCTGGCCGCTGCGGGCAGTTACGCCCTGGACCACCATATTGACCGCCTGTCAGAGGATCATGAAAATGCACTCAGGCTGGCCAAGGGATTGTCCGACATAGAAAAAATTGGAGTGAATCCCAATGAGGTTCAAACCAATATTCTCTTTGCCTGCATCGGGGACAAGATTGATGCTTTAGCCGATCACATGGAAACAAAAGGCATCCTGATAGACCGGGCCCAAGACCTTCGCCTGGTCACCCATCTTGATGTGGATCAGGACGGCATAGACCAAACCATCCGGGAATTTCGTTCCTTTTACAGATGA
- a CDS encoding prohibitin family protein, whose translation MSADADFDQSDLAVEREAKSRKRVPRNLVTIGIGGIVIFFIAVFIVTRFFTTIPAGHVGVGTLFGKVQTSIYTEGIHIINPLVKITLFDARQKTYKETMGVPSIDQLITKFELSIQYRLIKEQAPIMLKETGTPQEVLEVHMMPLLRSQMREIGKSVARAENFYEQAVQQRIQVELLSGLSILAKKGIKIEKLLIREVTLPSIITNAVMRKKEAAQAAEKAKEELKKFKVDQERKEAQAVAEKRAALIQANKKKEVMLIGANAQLEAARIEAQSVLVRADAEAKAKRKIIDVITLEGYLKLESMNVLKELQDGNHLIILDPNTTSPLPFLNLDKFRK comes from the coding sequence ATGAGCGCTGATGCAGACTTTGATCAATCTGACCTCGCAGTTGAAAGGGAAGCAAAATCACGGAAAAGAGTTCCACGAAACTTAGTTACCATTGGAATTGGGGGAATTGTTATATTTTTCATTGCTGTTTTTATCGTGACCAGATTCTTTACAACCATACCGGCAGGTCATGTAGGCGTTGGTACCTTGTTTGGCAAAGTTCAAACAAGTATTTATACAGAAGGGATTCACATTATCAATCCGCTTGTAAAAATAACCTTATTTGATGCAAGACAGAAAACTTACAAAGAGACCATGGGCGTTCCTTCCATTGACCAGTTGATTACAAAATTTGAGCTGTCCATACAATATCGTCTGATTAAAGAGCAGGCACCGATAATGCTCAAAGAGACCGGCACACCACAGGAGGTTCTTGAGGTTCACATGATGCCGCTTTTACGAAGCCAGATGCGGGAAATTGGTAAAAGCGTTGCAAGAGCCGAAAATTTTTATGAACAAGCTGTTCAGCAAAGAATTCAAGTTGAGTTGCTTTCCGGCCTTTCTATCCTGGCAAAAAAAGGCATCAAAATTGAAAAGCTTTTAATCAGGGAAGTAACATTGCCAAGTATCATTACCAATGCGGTAATGAGAAAAAAAGAAGCAGCCCAAGCAGCAGAAAAAGCCAAAGAAGAACTTAAAAAATTTAAGGTCGACCAGGAGAGAAAGGAGGCACAGGCAGTCGCTGAAAAAAGAGCCGCATTAATTCAAGCGAACAAGAAAAAAGAAGTCATGTTAATAGGCGCCAATGCACAATTGGAGGCCGCCAGGATAGAAGCTCAATCCGTTCTTGTAAGGGCGGATGCAGAAGCTAAAGCCAAACGTAAAATCATTGATGTAATAACATTGGAAGGATATTTAAAACTTGAAAGCATGAATGTTTTAAAAGAGCTTCAGGACGGGAATCATTTGATTATTCTTGACCCAAATACAACCTCTCCTTTACCTTTTTTGAATTTGGATAAATTTAGAAAATAA
- a CDS encoding IS256 family transposase, translating into MTEENTEFDFQKALKGIQEGKPFTGKGGVLTSLIKNLAEAALEGELESHLGQEVSANRRNGKSKKTIKSLDGKFELETPRDRAGTFSPQIVKKHQTTLSDEIERKIIALYGLGMSYNDMASHLQEIYGLEISNATLSTITDKIIHTVKEWQARPLENVYPIVWLDAIHYKVRENGKVSSKAVYTILGVNIEGRKEVLGLYISENEGANFWLQVLTDLSNRGVKDILIACVDGLKGFPEAIETIFPDTEVQLCVVHQIRNSLKYVGSKNKKEFMTDLKRVYKAVNKDLAEEELDILENKWNDKYPIVIKSWRNNWERLSHFFKYPEEIRRIIYTTNTIEAVHRQFRKLTKTKGSFPNQDSLLKLLYMGIQNASKKWTMPIQNWSLTISQLAIFFEGRLDKELGI; encoded by the coding sequence ATGACCGAAGAAAACACCGAATTTGATTTTCAAAAAGCCCTTAAAGGCATCCAGGAAGGTAAACCCTTCACAGGTAAGGGCGGCGTCCTTACATCATTAATCAAAAATCTTGCTGAAGCTGCTCTTGAAGGAGAGTTGGAGTCCCATCTCGGGCAGGAAGTTTCTGCCAACCGCCGTAATGGAAAAAGCAAAAAGACCATTAAATCCCTGGATGGTAAATTTGAGCTGGAAACCCCGCGTGACAGGGCCGGAACCTTCTCTCCACAGATCGTCAAAAAACATCAGACAACGCTCAGCGATGAAATTGAAAGAAAGATAATAGCCCTTTACGGCCTGGGCATGAGTTATAATGATATGGCTTCCCATTTACAGGAAATCTATGGACTTGAGATTTCAAATGCCACTCTGAGCACCATTACCGATAAAATCATCCATACCGTCAAAGAATGGCAGGCCAGGCCGTTGGAAAATGTGTACCCAATCGTATGGCTTGATGCCATACATTATAAAGTACGAGAAAACGGAAAGGTCAGCAGCAAAGCCGTTTACACAATTCTTGGGGTGAATATCGAGGGCCGCAAAGAGGTTCTTGGGCTGTACATATCCGAGAATGAGGGTGCGAACTTCTGGCTGCAGGTGTTAACAGACCTTTCAAACCGAGGGGTAAAAGATATCCTGATTGCCTGTGTTGATGGTCTAAAAGGTTTTCCCGAGGCCATTGAGACCATATTCCCGGACACAGAAGTTCAACTCTGCGTAGTCCACCAGATCCGAAATTCATTGAAATACGTTGGTTCCAAAAATAAAAAGGAATTTATGACAGATCTAAAACGTGTTTATAAAGCGGTCAATAAGGATCTGGCCGAAGAAGAACTGGATATCTTGGAAAATAAATGGAATGACAAATACCCGATTGTGATAAAATCCTGGCGGAACAACTGGGAACGCCTCAGTCATTTCTTTAAATATCCAGAAGAGATTCGACGGATAATATACACCACAAATACCATTGAGGCTGTGCATCGACAGTTTCGAAAACTGACCAAAACAAAGGGATCATTCCCGAACCAGGACAGCCTGTTAAAGCTGCTTTACATGGGGATCCAGAACGCCAGTAAAAAATGGACAATGCCGATTCAAAATTGGTCACTGACAATTTCCCAGTTGGCAATTTTCTTTGAAGGCCGGCTGGATAAAGAGCTGGGAATTTGA
- a CDS encoding IS4 family transposase produces MTHISVPKKQLRSLNFDNFRCPLIKSLSKAPELQSRGDRPLKMTFEDQINALVYFHLQEHKSARHLIQDLKENVFAKENIAPDGGISRSSFCEAINHRGLEQLQFIFEDLYKQALECHPGEHAELGELVSIDGSLINAVLSMHWANYRKGSKKAKVHCGFDINHGIPNKIFLTEGNGAERTFVPKILSKGQTGVMDRGYQSHKEFDLLQEQGKHFVCRIKTRTTRTIIDNHETPSDSYIFYDALVKLGTPNQNQTKRPVRVVGYKIAGVKYYVATDRHDLTAEQIATIYKLRWTIEDFFKWWKEHLKVYHLIARSEYGLMVQILGGLITYLLLAIHCQKQFNEKVTIKRVRQLRTAILNDLFGCEEQGSHSSNRDNIVKDQKIIEQAKT; encoded by the coding sequence ATGACGCACATCTCAGTCCCTAAAAAACAACTACGGTCCCTGAACTTTGACAATTTCAGGTGCCCTCTGATAAAGTCACTTTCAAAAGCACCGGAATTACAATCTCGAGGAGACCGCCCTTTAAAAATGACATTCGAAGACCAGATAAATGCTTTGGTTTATTTCCATCTTCAGGAGCACAAGTCTGCCCGACATTTAATTCAGGATCTCAAGGAGAATGTTTTTGCTAAAGAAAATATTGCGCCAGACGGTGGTATCAGCCGTAGTAGTTTCTGTGAAGCCATCAATCACAGGGGACTCGAACAACTGCAATTTATCTTTGAGGATCTTTATAAACAGGCTCTTGAGTGTCATCCGGGTGAACACGCCGAGTTAGGAGAGTTGGTTTCCATTGACGGTAGTCTCATAAATGCAGTCCTTTCAATGCACTGGGCGAACTACAGAAAAGGAAGTAAAAAAGCCAAAGTACATTGCGGATTTGACATTAATCACGGAATCCCAAACAAAATCTTTTTGACTGAAGGCAACGGCGCTGAACGCACTTTTGTTCCCAAAATACTTTCCAAGGGGCAAACAGGTGTTATGGATCGTGGATATCAATCCCATAAAGAATTTGACCTGCTTCAGGAGCAAGGCAAACATTTTGTCTGCCGTATAAAAACCAGGACAACAAGAACAATTATTGATAACCACGAGACCCCTTCCGACAGCTACATTTTTTATGATGCACTGGTTAAACTTGGTACTCCGAATCAAAACCAGACGAAAAGGCCTGTTCGGGTTGTTGGCTATAAAATTGCTGGCGTCAAATACTATGTGGCAACTGACAGGCATGATTTAACAGCGGAACAAATAGCAACAATTTATAAACTCCGGTGGACCATTGAGGATTTTTTCAAATGGTGGAAAGAACATCTGAAGGTATATCATCTCATTGCCCGCAGTGAATACGGCCTTATGGTTCAGATTCTTGGCGGCCTTATCACTTACCTGTTACTGGCAATCCATTGCCAAAAACAGTTTAATGAAAAGGTCACGATCAAAAGAGTTCGGCAGCTGCGAACCGCCATTCTAAATGACCTGTTTGGCTGCGAGGAGCAGGGCTCTCATAGTTCAAACAGGGACAATATTGTCAAAGATCAAAAAATTATTGAGCAAGCAAAAACCTAA